ATTTTCAAAATTCTCAACTTTTGTATTTTCTTTTATTTTAGGATGAAGTTGATTACTTCCTACATCTACACAAACTACTTTTTTAGCGCCCTTTTCTAAACTAACCTCACTAAATCCACCAGTAGATGCTCCAATATCTAATACCCTTTTTTCGTTAAATGAAATATTATATTTATCTAAATAGTTTTTTAATTTCCAAGCAGCCCTACTTACATATACTTTTTGTAAAATTTCAATCTCATCATTTTCTTTAACTTCAAAAGATGGCTTTTTGATAATTTTTTTATTAACTTTTACTTTTTCATTTTTAATAAGTTCTTTTGCTTTTGAGCGAGTCTCAACTAAATCTCTTTTAACTAAGGCTTCATCAAGTCTCAAAATTACACCTTTTTTTATAAATTTTAACACATTTTATTCACATATTCACATTTTTTGCTATAATATTCAAAACCAAAAAGGAGAAAATATGGGATTTAGTGGATTTTTAGCACTTGCGTTATGTGTAATCGCAACAGGAGCTATGCTTTCAATTGCAATTAGTGCAGCAAAAAAATCTCCAATAAAAGATTAAGAGAGCAAATCTCTTAGAGAATCTTTTACTTTTTTTCTTTCATAAATTATTTTATAAACTTCATTAGCAATCGGTGTGTAAATTCCTTTTTTGGTTGCTATGTTATAAATTGCTTTTGTAGTATAAACACCTTCTGCAACTTCTTTAAGTTCTTTTAAAATATCATCAAGTGTCTTGCCTTTTGCAAGATTTAGACCTACTCTATAATTTCTACTCATCGTTGAGTTTGCAGTTAAAAACAAATCCCCAGCCCCAGCAACTCCTAAAAATGTATCCTTACTTGCACCAAAAAACTCACCAAATCTATCCATTTCAACTAAACCTCTTGCAATCAAAGCAGCTTTTGCATTATTACCAAGATTAAGCCCTTCACAAATTCCACTTGCTATTGCAATTACATTTTTATACGCCCCTGCAACCTCAACGCCAATTACATCATTACTTTTATAAATTTTTATAAATTTAGGAAAAAATGTTGAAAATTTATCTGCTAATTTTTCATTTTGTGAAGCAATTACAAGGGCAGTTGGTTTATTTTCTTTTACTTCTTTTGCAAATGATGGACCAGAGAGAAATGCTAAATTATTTCTATCAACATATTCTTCAAAAATTTCATTTAAAAATTTATTTGTTTTATTATCAATCCCTTTACTTGCTATAAGAATTTTTTTATCTTTTATCTTTTCTTTGTTTGTTTCTAAAAAATCTTTAATCGATTGTGAAGCAATAGCAATTATTATATATTCATTTTTTAAAGCTTTCTCTAAACTAACAAATTTTTCAATATTTCGTTTTCTCCTTGAAGTAATTACTGTCTCTATTTTTTGAGAAATAGCATAAAATATAGCACTACCCCAAGCACCAGCTCCAATTACGCTTACCATTTTAAACCTTTAAAACTTAATTGTTTCTAAATCTATTTTAAATCGCTCAATATCATCTTTACCACCAACAACAATTAAAATATCTCCTGCATCAATTTTATGATTAATACCTTTTGTCACAAATTGAACATTTTCACTCATCTCGGCACTGACCTAAAACATTATTTATTACCTTTTAAATTAAGATTAAAGAAAAACATAGCAAGTCTATTATCTAACCAATCAAAAGACTTAGCATGAGCTTTAGTTTTTCTAACAAGATATGAGATTTTATCTCTCATTTGAGAATTTAAGTTCTCAACTAAATTTGTATATTTTGATTTTTTTTGACTTGCTTTATCCCCATATACATTCGAATATGCAAAATGTCCATCTGTATAATATTTTTCTACTTTTGGTAAATCAAAATTAAATGATAATAAACTATCAATATTTTTCTTTTTTGATAAAAAATAAAAATAAAATTTTCTTCCTGTTTTTGTAACTCCTACTGCACTCCATACATATACCCTGTTATCCTTTTTACGATAAAAAGTATATAATTCGTCTAAACAAAGATATGAAAATACTATTGGAGTTTTTTTTAATATTGCTAAAAATTCGTTATATAATTCTTTATACATTTTCATTTTTTTTTCTCAACTGATATTGTATTGAAGATAAACTTCTTCCTAATACTCTTGCTATCTTCCTTAATTCCATTTTCTCTTCATAAAGTTTAAAAATTAATTCTATTTCTTCTTTTGTCATCCTTTTATAAGTTCGTCTTTTCATTTAAAAACCTTTTTTTACTATGAAGCAACTTTTGTTCCCTTTTAGGTCAGTGCCCTCATCTCTTTATCTACAATAGCAATTATTATAATATTATAATTTTGTGAAATTTCTCTATAAACCTCTTTTATGTATCTTCCATCTAAAAAGCTATTTTTTGGTATTTCTATTTCTGCAAAAGAGAGATTATTATCTTCAAATATAATCTCCTCAATAATTTTTATTGTAAGTGGTTTTTTTAAAATTGTCATAATCCTATTTGCAGTTACTTCATAAGGATTTATTATCTTATCTACTCCTGCAAGTTTATATTTAAATTCATTATCTTTTTCTGAAACTTTTGCTATAACTTTTTTATTTGGAAACAAATCTTTAAGAGTTAAGGATAAAAATAAATTAAGCTCTTCATCTCTAAGAAGAGCTAATGCTATATCAAAGTATTCTAATTCTAATAAATATTTATCATCAATTTTATCAAATATAACTACATCAAAAAAATTTTCTTTTGCTTTTTTTTCTTCGTTTTCATCAAACACAATAATTTTTAAGTTCTTTTTACCAAGATATTTTGCTACCTTTTCTCCAAACTCATCAAATCCAAAAAGTAAAATTCTCATATACTACTTCTTTCTACTAAATATTTAAAATAATTAACACTTATACTATATCCCATTACCACAATAATATCTCCTGCTTCAAGTTTTAAATCAAAAGGTGGATTAAAGTAAAAATGTCCATTAGATAAAGAAAAAGTTTTGTTTAAAAGGTTGGATTCTTTTTTCTTTAAAACTCCAAATAAAATTAATTTATATTTATCAAAGTCTATTTCACCAATTAATTTACCATCTAAGATAGAATCTTCAATAACAATAATTTCATCAATTACTGCATTTCTTTTTTCAGTCAAAATTGCATCAATAACTTCAAATGTTATAGGATTTCCTATGTACTCAGCTATCAAAAGAGATGTTACAGAAGTTGGAACCACTACATAATCAGCACCCGCTTTTTGGATTTTGGAGATATTTTTTTCATCATTTGCTAATGCTATGATTTTTATATCATCATCTTTAAAAAAAGCTCTAATACTTAAAATCATAAATGCATTGCTTATATCATTATTTGTTAAAACAAATACTTTACTTATTTTTTCAAAATCTAAGCTTTTTAAAAAATCTTTTTGAGTCACATCACCTTTTAATGCGATATATCCTTTTATAGAGGCTTTTGATATTCTTTTATCATCTATATCTACAACTACAAAATCTTGATTTTCTTTTGAAAATCTTTCACATAAAATTTCAGCCTCATTTGAATATCCACATATTAAATAAACATCATTCATATTTTTTATTGTCCTAACCACTCTTTCAGCTTTTAACTCTTCAAGTTTTTCTGTAAAAGCTGATGCAATAATTGATGTAGCAAAAGAGATAAAACCAATACCAAAAATAATTAAAATCATAGTTAAAACTCTACCTTCCTTAGTCACAGGCGTAATATCACCATATCCAACAGTAGAGATTGTAATTAAAGACCAATAAATTGCATCAAACAAATTTTCAATTTTTGGATTAGAATGTGCTTCAAATACATAAATAACTGCACCACCAATAAAAGTAACAAATGAAACAGCAATTAATAATATGAATAATTCAAACCTTTTATTTGCTAAAACTTCAATAAAAGTATTGATGCTTTTGGTATATCTAAGAAGTT
This Caminibacter mediatlanticus TB-2 DNA region includes the following protein-coding sequences:
- the tlyA gene encoding 23S rRNA (cytidine-2'-O)-methyltransferase TlyA: MRLDEALVKRDLVETRSKAKELIKNEKVKVNKKIIKKPSFEVKENDEIEILQKVYVSRAAWKLKNYLDKYNISFNEKRVLDIGASTGGFSEVSLEKGAKKVVCVDVGSNQLHPKIKENTKVENFENTDIRDFKYDEKFDIVISDVSFISLLKIIDVIDKFAKSDIILLFKPQFEVGIEVKRDKRGVVLDNEAIIKARENFEKEAKKLGWRLLRSEKSSIKGKEGNIEYIYHFIKEKND
- a CDS encoding NAD(P)H-dependent glycerol-3-phosphate dehydrogenase — encoded protein: MVSVIGAGAWGSAIFYAISQKIETVITSRRKRNIEKFVSLEKALKNEYIIIAIASQSIKDFLETNKEKIKDKKILIASKGIDNKTNKFLNEIFEEYVDRNNLAFLSGPSFAKEVKENKPTALVIASQNEKLADKFSTFFPKFIKIYKSNDVIGVEVAGAYKNVIAIASGICEGLNLGNNAKAALIARGLVEMDRFGEFFGASKDTFLGVAGAGDLFLTANSTMSRNYRVGLNLAKGKTLDDILKELKEVAEGVYTTKAIYNIATKKGIYTPIANEVYKIIYERKKVKDSLRDLLS
- a CDS encoding IS1 family transposase, with the protein product MYKELYNEFLAILKKTPIVFSYLCLDELYTFYRKKDNRVYVWSAVGVTKTGRKFYFYFLSKKKNIDSLLSFNFDLPKVEKYYTDGHFAYSNVYGDKASQKKSKYTNLVENLNSQMRDKISYLVRKTKAHAKSFDWLDNRLAMFFFNLNLKGNK
- a CDS encoding helix-turn-helix domain-containing protein, translated to MKRRTYKRMTKEEIELIFKLYEEKMELRKIARVLGRSLSSIQYQLRKKNENV
- a CDS encoding potassium channel family protein yields the protein MRILLFGFDEFGEKVAKYLGKKNLKIIVFDENEEKKAKENFFDVVIFDKIDDKYLLELEYFDIALALLRDEELNLFLSLTLKDLFPNKKVIAKVSEKDNEFKYKLAGVDKIINPYEVTANRIMTILKKPLTIKIIEEIIFEDNNLSFAEIEIPKNSFLDGRYIKEVYREISQNYNIIIIAIVDKEMRALT
- a CDS encoding potassium channel protein translates to MAFAFYLDGNEVYKKVKKFFWRLMNDDTYQYKKVFDFFMFFLVLISVGILLYDIKNEVYPLLEDFDFYFITTIFLIEYIIRLWVYNDIHKIIIQEYEEAYFLGREFNLKKVFKEILLKKWEYIKSPFAIIDLLAILPGYRPLRIFRIFVIFRLFKLLRYTKSINTFIEVLANKRFELFILLIAVSFVTFIGGAVIYVFEAHSNPKIENLFDAIYWSLITISTVGYGDITPVTKEGRVLTMILIIFGIGFISFATSIIASAFTEKLEELKAERVVRTIKNMNDVYLICGYSNEAEILCERFSKENQDFVVVDIDDKRISKASIKGYIALKGDVTQKDFLKSLDFEKISKVFVLTNNDISNAFMILSIRAFFKDDDIKIIALANDEKNISKIQKAGADYVVVPTSVTSLLIAEYIGNPITFEVIDAILTEKRNAVIDEIIVIEDSILDGKLIGEIDFDKYKLILFGVLKKKESNLLNKTFSLSNGHFYFNPPFDLKLEAGDIIVVMGYSISVNYFKYLVERSSI